The Theropithecus gelada isolate Dixy chromosome 11, Tgel_1.0, whole genome shotgun sequence genome includes a region encoding these proteins:
- the LOC112634424 gene encoding 17-beta-hydroxysteroid dehydrogenase type 6-like: protein MWLYLVAFVGLYYLLRWYRERQVVSHLQDKYVFITGCDSGFGNLLARQLDARGLRVLAACLTEKGAEELRGQTSDRLETVTLDVTKMESIAAATQWVKEHVGDRGLWGLVNNAGVIKPVTLCEWLNMEDSMNILKVNLIGVIQVTLSVLPLVRRARGRIVNVSSILGRVAFFAGVYCISKYGVEAFSDILRRELQHFGVKISIVEPGYFRTGMTNLTRSLEEMKQSWKEAPKHIKETYGQQYFDACDRSLVGVGLVNFLYEYYSEDLEEEVAVKNGNDF, encoded by the exons ATGTGGCTCTACCTGGTGGCCTTTGTGGGCCTGTACTACCTTCTGCGCTGGTACCGGGAGAGGCAGGTGGTGAGCCACCTCCAAgacaagtatgtctttatcacgGGCTGTGACTCGGGCTTTGGGAACCTGCTGGCCAGACAGCTGGATGCACGAGGCCTGAGAGTGCTGGCTGCGTGTCTGACGGAGAAGGGGGCCGAGGAGCTGAGGGGCCAGACATCTGATAGGCTGGAGACGGTGACCCTTGATGTTACCAAGATGGAGAGCATCGCTGCAGCTACTCAGTGGGTGAAGGAGCATGTTGGGGACAGAG GACTCTGGGGACTGGTGAACAATGCAGGCGTTATTAAACCAGTGACCTTATGTGAGTGGCTGAACATGGAGGACTCTATGAATATCCTCAAAGTGAACCTCATTGGTGTGATCCAGGTGACCTTGAGCGTGCTTCCCTTGGTGAGGAGAGCACGGGGGAGGATTGTCAATGTCTCCAGCATTCTGGGAAGAGTTGCTTTTTTTGCAGGAGTCTACTGTATCTCCAAGTATGGAGTGGAAGCCTTTTCAGATATTCTGAG GCGTGAGCTTCAACATTTTGGGGTGAAAATCAGCATAGTTGAACCTGGCTACTTCAGAACGGGAATGACAAACCTGACACGGTCCTTAGAGGAAATGAAGCAAAGTTGGAAAGAAGCCCCCAAGCATATTAAGGAGACCTATGGACAGCAGTATTTTGATGCCt GTGATAGGAGCCTTGTGGGAGTGGGACTGGTCAATTTCCTATACGAATATTATTCTGAAgacctggaggaggaggtggcagtgaaaAATGGGAATGACTTCTAa